From one Planctomycetota bacterium genomic stretch:
- the nadB gene encoding L-aspartate oxidase, producing the protein MRRAAQVRRYLTAFDTTRLPQVFTDVVVVGGGVAALRACIEMAPALQITVLLKGRTSDSNSYYAQGGIAAAVSPEDSVESHVADTLAAGCGLSDPEVVRRVVAAAPDCIRELVKWGAAFDSAGGALSAGREGGHSAARVVHARGDETGKEITTTLLRRARKFERLDLREDTFVIDLLSVGRTVVGVLARHPKQGLFVVRAKRTILATGGTGRMYRETTNPEGATGDGLAIAYRAGATLADLEFVQFHPTTLYIAGASRHLISETVRGEGGRLVDKTGRAFMADYHPQGDLAPRDVVSRAILDHMRKTGATHVFLDLAPLGPGVRQRFPGIAEACDQFDIDIARDRIPVRPSAHYMVGGVQVDGDGRTDLENLYACGEVTATGLHGANRLGSNSLLEGLVFGRLAGRRICEELARGTAGSGGPERIASDVARSTRGELNLGDVRNSLRAVMWRNVGIARRQDDLTEAEGLIEFWQSYVLDKVFEDPTGWELQNMLALGRLMAHAAFLRTETRGVHYRSDYPDRNDAEWRKHILMRHGEAVRIV; encoded by the coding sequence ATGCGACGTGCTGCACAAGTGCGACGATACCTGACCGCGTTTGACACGACCCGCTTGCCTCAGGTCTTCACCGACGTGGTGGTCGTGGGCGGGGGCGTGGCGGCGCTGCGCGCGTGCATCGAAATGGCGCCCGCCCTCCAGATAACGGTCCTCCTGAAGGGCCGAACGAGCGACTCCAACAGTTACTACGCGCAGGGCGGGATCGCGGCGGCCGTCTCCCCGGAAGATTCCGTCGAGAGCCACGTCGCCGATACGCTGGCGGCCGGCTGCGGCCTGTCGGACCCCGAGGTCGTCCGCCGCGTCGTCGCCGCTGCTCCCGACTGCATCCGCGAACTCGTGAAGTGGGGAGCGGCGTTCGATTCCGCGGGCGGCGCCCTGAGCGCGGGGCGCGAAGGCGGCCATTCCGCCGCACGCGTCGTCCACGCCCGCGGCGACGAGACCGGCAAGGAAATCACCACCACCCTCCTTCGCCGCGCCCGAAAGTTCGAGCGCCTGGACCTGCGCGAAGACACCTTCGTCATCGACCTCCTCTCGGTCGGCCGGACCGTCGTCGGCGTGCTGGCCCGGCATCCGAAACAGGGCCTCTTCGTCGTTCGGGCGAAGCGAACCATCCTGGCCACCGGCGGCACCGGACGCATGTACCGCGAGACGACCAATCCCGAGGGGGCGACCGGCGACGGCCTGGCCATAGCCTACCGCGCGGGCGCGACCCTCGCGGACCTCGAATTCGTTCAGTTCCATCCCACGACCCTCTACATCGCCGGCGCGAGCCGACACCTGATCTCCGAAACCGTCCGCGGCGAAGGCGGACGCCTCGTCGACAAGACCGGCCGGGCCTTCATGGCCGATTACCATCCCCAGGGCGACCTGGCGCCCCGCGACGTCGTCAGCCGCGCCATCCTCGACCACATGCGAAAGACCGGCGCCACGCACGTCTTCCTGGACCTGGCGCCGCTGGGGCCCGGCGTCCGCCAGCGGTTCCCCGGCATTGCCGAGGCGTGCGACCAGTTCGACATCGACATCGCGCGCGACCGCATCCCCGTCCGCCCCAGCGCCCACTATATGGTCGGCGGCGTGCAGGTGGACGGCGACGGGCGCACGGATCTGGAGAACCTGTATGCGTGCGGCGAAGTGACCGCCACCGGCCTGCACGGCGCGAACCGCCTCGGCTCCAACAGCCTTCTGGAGGGCTTGGTCTTCGGCCGGCTGGCCGGCCGGCGAATTTGCGAGGAACTCGCCCGAGGAACGGCCGGCTCCGGCGGCCCGGAACGGATCGCGAGCGACGTCGCGCGCTCCACCCGCGGAGAACTCAACCTCGGCGACGTGCGGAACAGCCTGCGGGCCGTCATGTGGCGGAACGTCGGCATCGCACGCCGCCAGGACGACCTCACCGAGGCCGAGGGCCTCATCGAGTTCTGGCAGAGTTACGTCCTCGACAAGGTCTTCGAGGACCCGACCGGCTGGGAACTTCAGAACATGTTGGCGCTCGGACGCCTGATGGCCCACGCGGCTTTCTTGCGGACCGAGACGCGCGGCGTGCATTATCGGTCGGACTATCCTGACCGCAACGATGCCGAGTGGCGGAAGCACATCCTGATGAGGCACGGCGAGGCTGTCCGCATCGTCTAA
- a CDS encoding class IV adenylate cyclase yields the protein MSEEIEAKVRIADPAAFRRRMAERSESGGETVFEDNRLFDDAAGTLRRRGAALRVREERPAGGGEPLRATLTYKGPRAESELKRREEIEIEVRAAPGFARASRRDAEATPGAPGLALIFQAMGLRETFRYQKRRSVWRVGECEIALDELPYLGWFVEIEGPTERAVRAGLEALGLADAELLSADYIHLLTERLKSLGLDPSRALFEA from the coding sequence GTGAGCGAGGAAATCGAAGCCAAGGTCCGCATCGCCGACCCGGCGGCCTTTCGCCGACGAATGGCCGAACGGAGCGAAAGCGGCGGCGAGACGGTCTTCGAGGATAATCGCCTCTTCGACGACGCGGCGGGAACGCTCCGCCGGCGCGGAGCCGCCCTGCGCGTTCGCGAGGAGCGCCCGGCCGGCGGCGGCGAACCGCTCCGCGCGACGCTCACCTACAAAGGCCCGCGCGCGGAGAGCGAACTGAAGCGCCGCGAAGAAATCGAGATCGAAGTCCGGGCCGCTCCCGGCTTCGCCAGGGCATCCCGCCGGGACGCCGAGGCGACGCCCGGCGCGCCGGGACTGGCCCTCATCTTCCAGGCGATGGGCCTGCGGGAAACCTTCCGATACCAGAAGCGGCGCTCCGTCTGGCGCGTCGGCGAGTGCGAGATCGCCCTCGACGAACTCCCGTACCTCGGATGGTTCGTTGAAATCGAAGGGCCGACCGAACGGGCCGTGCGGGCAGGGCTCGAGGCCCTCGGCCTGGCCGACGCCGAACTCCTCAGCGCCGACTACATCCACCTCTTGACGGAGCGGTTGAAATCGCTCGGCCTCGACCCGTCGCGAGCCTTGTTCGAGGCCTGA
- a CDS encoding fumarylacetoacetate hydrolase family protein, whose product MRLVRFLVGSEVRYGIVEQDRVRELLRPYWEGVMPMQTTHALAEVQLLAPSRPAKMLCMGLNYRDHAEEMGKPLPDEPVLFMKPTTALLGPGQPIVYPRMAGRVDYEAELAIVIRRRCRSVPLEEADACILGYTCFNDVTARDLQSKDGQWTRAKSFDTFGVAGPWIETDVGDPNRLAITCRVGGEVRQRSSTDRLAFNCQFLVSWCSRIMTLEPGDIIATGTPSGIGPLEPGDTVEVEVENVGVLSNPVVAEREKGSKPARVV is encoded by the coding sequence ATGAGATTGGTGCGATTCCTCGTCGGCAGTGAGGTGCGCTACGGCATCGTCGAGCAAGACCGGGTGCGCGAACTCCTCAGGCCCTACTGGGAAGGTGTGATGCCGATGCAGACGACGCACGCGCTGGCAGAGGTGCAACTTCTCGCGCCCTCGCGGCCGGCGAAGATGCTTTGCATGGGCCTCAACTACCGCGACCACGCCGAGGAAATGGGAAAACCGCTCCCCGACGAACCGGTGCTCTTCATGAAACCGACGACGGCCCTCCTGGGCCCCGGCCAGCCGATCGTTTATCCCCGGATGGCCGGCCGCGTGGACTACGAGGCTGAATTGGCGATCGTCATCCGCCGGCGCTGCCGAAGCGTCCCGCTCGAGGAGGCCGACGCGTGCATCCTCGGCTACACGTGTTTCAACGACGTGACGGCGCGGGACCTGCAATCGAAGGACGGTCAATGGACGCGCGCCAAATCTTTCGACACGTTCGGCGTCGCGGGCCCGTGGATCGAGACCGACGTGGGCGACCCGAACCGCCTGGCCATCACCTGTCGCGTCGGCGGCGAGGTCCGCCAGCGGTCGAGCACCGACCGGTTGGCGTTCAACTGCCAGTTCCTCGTCTCGTGGTGCAGCCGCATCATGACCCTGGAGCCGGGCGACATCATCGCCACGGGGACCCCCTCGGGCATCGGTCCCCTCGAGCCGGGCGACACCGTGGAGGTCGAAGTCGAGAATGTCGGCGTGCTCTCGAACCCGGTGGTTGCTGAACGCGAGAAAGGGTCCAAACCGGCACGCGTGGTTTGA